From one Onychomys torridus chromosome 12, mOncTor1.1, whole genome shotgun sequence genomic stretch:
- the LOC118594149 gene encoding 40S ribosomal protein S3a-like, translating to MKGGKKGAKKKVVDPFSKKDWYDVKAPAMFNIRNIGKTLVMRTQGTKITGLKSRVFEVSLADLQNDEVAFRKFKLITEDVQGKNCLTNFHGMDLTQDKMCSMVKKWQTMIEAHVDVKTTDGYLLRLFCVGFTKKRNNQICKTSYAQHQQIRQKMMEIMTREVQTNDLKEVVNKLIPDSIRKDREKACQSIYPLHDVFVRKVKMLKKPKFELGKLMELHGKGGGSGKATGDETGAKVE from the coding sequence ATGAAAGGCGGCAAGAAGGGAGCCAAGAAGAAAGTGGTTGATCCATTTTCGAAGAAAGATTGGTATGATGTGAAAGCTCCGGCTATGTTCAATATTAGAAACATTGGAAAGACACTAGTCATGAGGACTCAAGGAACCAAAATCACTGGCCTCAAGAGTCGTGTGTTTGAAGTGAGCCTTGCTGATCTACAGAATGATGAAGTTGCGTTTAGAAAATTCAAGCTAATTACTGAGGATGTTCAGGGCAAAAACTGTCTGACTAACTTCCATGGCATGGATCTTACCCAGGACAAAATGTGTTCCATGGTAAAAAAGTGGCAGACCATGATTGAAGCTCATGTGGATGTCAAGACAACTGATGGTTATTTGCTCCGTCTGTTCTGCGTTGGTTTCACTAAAAAACGCAACAACCAGATATGCAAGACCTCTTATGCACAGCACCAGCAGATCCGCCAGAAGATGATGGAAATCATGACCCGAGAAGTGCAGACAAATGACTTGAAGGAAGTGGTTAATAAACTGATTCCAGACAGCAttaggaaagacagagaaaaggctTGCCAGTCCATTTATCCTCTTCATGATGTCTTCGTTAGAAAAGTAAAAATGCTGAAGAAACCCAAGTTTGAATTGGGAAAACTCATGGAGCTCCATGGTAAAGGTGGTGGTTCTGGAAAAGCTACTGGTGATGAGACAGGTGCTAAAGTTGAATGA